A DNA window from Paenibacillus andongensis contains the following coding sequences:
- a CDS encoding carbohydrate ABC transporter permease has product MKLSATERLFDIGNAILMILLIVCTLYPFYYVFMASISDSNLLIQHSGLLLKPLGFNLDAFQKVIANPNILTGYGNTLLILIVGTAVNLFFTTLGAYALSRKFVMRKFLMICIVFTMYFSGGLIPTYLLINNYLQMGNSYLALILPVAISTWNLIIMRTSFEAIPEGLMESAKIDGAGEWRILFQIVVPLSMPVIAVMVLYYGVAHWNSWFNAMLFLHDREKFPLQLILREILVQNSTDSMTTGTGNANDTQAIGESIKYATIMVATLPILIAYPFLQKYFVKGVMVGALKE; this is encoded by the coding sequence ATGAAATTAAGCGCAACTGAGCGTCTATTCGATATCGGTAATGCGATTCTGATGATATTGCTTATCGTCTGTACGTTGTACCCGTTCTACTATGTTTTCATGGCTTCCATCAGCGATTCCAATTTGCTCATCCAGCATTCCGGCTTATTGTTGAAACCGCTGGGGTTTAACCTCGACGCTTTTCAGAAAGTGATTGCGAATCCCAACATTTTGACGGGATATGGGAATACTTTGCTCATCTTAATTGTGGGTACGGCGGTTAATTTGTTCTTTACTACGCTTGGTGCCTATGCGCTGTCCAGAAAGTTCGTGATGCGGAAGTTCTTGATGATCTGTATCGTGTTCACGATGTATTTCAGTGGCGGATTGATTCCGACATACTTGTTAATCAACAACTATCTGCAAATGGGCAATAGCTACCTTGCACTCATCTTGCCCGTGGCGATCAGCACGTGGAACTTGATTATTATGCGAACTTCGTTCGAAGCGATCCCTGAGGGTTTGATGGAATCCGCTAAGATTGACGGTGCAGGCGAATGGCGCATTTTGTTCCAGATCGTGGTGCCGCTGTCCATGCCTGTTATTGCCGTAATGGTGCTTTACTATGGCGTAGCCCACTGGAATTCTTGGTTTAATGCGATGCTTTTTCTTCACGATCGGGAGAAGTTCCCGCTGCAGTTGATTCTCAGGGAAATTCTGGTGCAGAACAGCACGGATTCGATGACCACTGGAACGGGAAATGCGAACGACACGCAAGCGATTGGGGAAAGTATTAAATACGCAACGATCATGGTGGCTACCTTACCGATTCTGATTGCCTATCCTTTTTTACAGAAATATTTTGTGAAAGGCGTCATGGTTGGCGCGCTCAAAGAATAA